One segment of Stomatobaculum sp. F0698 DNA contains the following:
- a CDS encoding DUF1846 domain-containing protein — MKIGFDNEKYLKMQSEHIRERISKFGDKLYLEFGGKLFDDYHASRVLPGFQPDSKLRMLLQLADQAEIVIAISAADIEKNKIRGDLGITYDVDVLRLIQAFRDSGLYVGSVVITRYTPAADQFKTKLQSMGVKVYRHYSIDGYPADIPFIVSENGYGRNEYIETTRPLVIVTAPGPGSGKMATCLSQLYHENRRGIKAGYAKFETFPVWNLPLNHPVNLAYEAATADLNDVNMIDPFHLEAYGVTTVNYNRDVEIFPVLSAMFEGIYGSCPYKSPTDMGVNMAGNCIVDDEACREAGRQEIIRRWYTGMNRLVEGDAEKSEVTKIEFLMKQAGVTASNRPVVHAALLKAEVTGAPAAALELPDGRIVTGKTSELLGASAAVLLNAVKTLGDIPDEIKLISPTVIEPVQTLKVKYLGSKNPRLHTDEILIALSMNAASDPNAAHALEQLKKLRGCQVHTSVMLSEVDIRIMNKLGLQLTSEPRYENKKIYH; from the coding sequence ATGAAAATCGGTTTTGACAACGAAAAATACCTCAAGATGCAGTCCGAGCACATTCGCGAGCGCATTTCCAAGTTCGGAGACAAACTCTATTTGGAATTCGGCGGCAAACTCTTCGACGACTACCACGCTTCCCGCGTTCTCCCGGGCTTTCAGCCGGACAGCAAGCTTCGCATGTTGCTGCAGCTCGCGGATCAGGCGGAAATCGTAATCGCCATCTCCGCGGCGGATATTGAAAAAAATAAGATTCGCGGCGATCTCGGCATCACCTACGATGTCGATGTGCTCCGCCTCATTCAGGCCTTCCGGGACTCCGGTCTCTACGTCGGCTCCGTTGTCATCACCCGCTATACCCCCGCAGCGGATCAATTCAAGACAAAGCTCCAGTCCATGGGCGTCAAGGTGTATCGCCACTACTCGATTGACGGCTATCCGGCCGACATTCCCTTCATTGTAAGTGAGAACGGCTACGGCAGAAACGAGTACATCGAAACCACGAGACCGCTGGTCATTGTGACCGCTCCCGGCCCGGGCAGCGGCAAGATGGCAACCTGTCTCTCCCAGCTCTACCACGAGAATCGCCGCGGCATCAAGGCGGGCTATGCAAAGTTCGAGACCTTCCCGGTTTGGAACCTCCCGCTGAATCACCCGGTAAATCTCGCCTACGAGGCTGCGACCGCAGACTTAAACGATGTCAACATGATAGACCCCTTCCATCTGGAAGCCTACGGCGTGACGACCGTCAACTACAACCGTGACGTGGAGATTTTCCCCGTGCTCTCGGCCATGTTTGAGGGCATCTACGGCAGCTGCCCCTACAAGTCTCCGACCGATATGGGCGTTAACATGGCAGGCAATTGCATTGTGGACGATGAAGCCTGCCGCGAAGCGGGCCGCCAGGAAATCATTCGCCGCTGGTACACCGGCATGAATCGCCTCGTGGAGGGCGATGCCGAGAAGTCCGAGGTCACCAAGATTGAGTTCCTGATGAAGCAGGCCGGTGTCACCGCAAGCAATCGTCCTGTTGTGCATGCGGCCCTCCTCAAGGCAGAAGTCACCGGCGCGCCGGCGGCTGCCCTGGAACTGCCGGACGGCCGCATTGTGACCGGCAAAACCTCCGAGCTCCTCGGCGCGAGTGCAGCCGTGCTCTTAAATGCCGTGAAAACGCTCGGCGATATCCCGGATGAGATTAAGCTCATCTCTCCGACCGTCATTGAGCCGGTGCAGACCTTAAAGGTCAAGTATCTCGGCTCAAAGAACCCGCGCCTTCACACCGACGAGATTCTGATTGCGCTCTCCATGAACGCGGCGAGCGATCCGAATGCGGCGCACGCCCTCGAGCAGCTGAAAAAACTTCGCGGCTGCCAGGTGCACACTTCCGTCATGCTCTCCGAGGTGGATATCCGCATCATGAATAAACTGGGTCTCCAACTGACCAGCGAGCCGCGCTACGAGAACAAGAAAATCTATCACTGA
- the uvrC gene encoding excinuclease ABC subunit UvrC, producing MFDIAEELKKLPPSPGVYIMHDKRDEIIYVGKAISLRNRVRQYFQSSRGKSPKIMQMVSRIARFEYIVTDSELEALVLENNLIKENRPRYNTMLRDDKTYPYIKVTVREAFPRIFMTRQMKKDKAKYFGPFSSAQSVRKTLDFMYRAFQLRDCKRVLPRDIGKERPCLNYHIHQCGAPCAGYMGEAAYRENVDAALDFLNGRFAPVVKKLQAEMEAAAEQMEFERAAEVRDLLRSIEHIEQRQKITSDGMEDRDIIALGRDEREAVVQIFFVREGRIVGREHHYLHIAMEDESRELLESFVKQFYAGTPFIPQEIWLQEELSDTALLTDWLSAKRGARVKLVVPKKGQKEKLMELAARNADMILEKDRQRLQMDEIRSKGAVREIEALIGLRDVHRMEAYDISNISGTLSVGSMVVFEDGKPKKSDYRKFRIQTVVGPNDYASLREVLTRRLQRSVAAEDGNFVKLPDLILMDGGRGQVNIALEVIERFNLQIPVCGMVKDDRHRTRGVWFEGRELPISERSEGFKLITRIQDEAHRFAIEYHRSLRSKAEVHSVLDDIPGVGAVRRKTLLRQYGGVEGIRAASVEELSTLPNFNARVAEEVYRYFHRERSQEDARRDSDGTDSEKPL from the coding sequence ATGTTTGACATCGCCGAGGAGCTGAAGAAGCTCCCGCCGAGCCCGGGTGTATACATCATGCACGACAAGCGGGATGAAATCATCTATGTCGGCAAGGCAATCTCGCTTCGGAACCGCGTGCGGCAGTACTTCCAGTCTTCGCGGGGCAAGAGCCCGAAAATCATGCAGATGGTGAGCCGCATTGCCCGCTTCGAGTACATCGTGACGGACTCGGAGCTCGAGGCCCTGGTGCTTGAAAATAACCTCATTAAGGAAAACCGCCCGCGCTACAACACCATGCTGCGGGACGATAAAACCTATCCCTATATCAAGGTGACGGTGCGGGAGGCCTTCCCGCGCATTTTCATGACGCGGCAGATGAAGAAGGACAAGGCAAAGTACTTCGGTCCCTTCAGCTCCGCGCAGTCGGTGCGAAAAACCCTGGACTTCATGTATCGGGCGTTTCAGCTCCGGGACTGTAAACGGGTGCTGCCGCGGGACATCGGCAAGGAGAGACCCTGTCTCAACTACCACATTCACCAGTGCGGTGCGCCCTGTGCGGGCTATATGGGCGAGGCAGCCTACCGCGAAAATGTGGACGCCGCACTCGACTTTTTAAACGGTCGCTTTGCGCCTGTTGTGAAGAAGTTACAGGCGGAGATGGAGGCGGCGGCGGAGCAGATGGAGTTTGAGCGCGCCGCGGAAGTCAGGGATCTTCTCCGCAGCATAGAGCACATCGAACAGAGACAAAAGATTACCTCCGACGGCATGGAGGACAGGGACATCATTGCGCTGGGACGCGATGAGAGAGAGGCGGTTGTCCAGATTTTCTTTGTCCGCGAGGGCAGAATTGTGGGAAGAGAGCACCACTACCTCCACATTGCGATGGAGGACGAGAGCCGGGAATTACTTGAGAGTTTTGTGAAGCAGTTCTATGCGGGGACACCCTTTATCCCGCAGGAAATCTGGCTGCAGGAGGAGCTCTCGGATACGGCGCTCCTCACGGACTGGCTCTCCGCGAAGCGCGGTGCGCGCGTAAAGCTTGTGGTTCCGAAGAAGGGACAGAAGGAAAAGCTCATGGAGCTCGCGGCGCGGAACGCGGATATGATACTGGAAAAGGACAGACAGCGGCTCCAAATGGACGAGATTCGGAGCAAGGGCGCTGTCCGGGAAATCGAAGCGCTGATCGGCTTGCGGGACGTACACCGCATGGAAGCCTACGATATTTCGAACATCAGCGGTACGCTCTCGGTCGGCTCCATGGTTGTCTTCGAGGACGGCAAGCCGAAGAAGAGTGATTACCGCAAATTCCGCATTCAGACCGTTGTCGGGCCGAACGACTATGCTTCGCTCCGCGAGGTCCTGACGCGCCGTTTGCAGCGCAGTGTCGCGGCGGAGGACGGCAATTTCGTGAAGCTCCCGGACCTTATTTTGATGGACGGCGGCAGAGGGCAGGTCAACATTGCCCTCGAAGTAATCGAGCGTTTCAACCTACAAATCCCGGTCTGCGGCATGGTCAAGGACGACAGGCACAGGACGCGGGGCGTCTGGTTCGAGGGAAGGGAACTTCCGATTTCGGAGCGGAGCGAGGGCTTTAAGCTCATCACCCGCATTCAGGACGAGGCGCACCGCTTTGCCATTGAGTACCACCGCAGTCTCCGCTCCAAGGCGGAGGTGCACTCGGTGCTCGATGATATTCCGGGTGTCGGTGCCGTGCGGCGAAAGACGCTGCTCAGGCAGTACGGCGGCGTGGAGGGCATACGGGCGGCCTCGGTCGAGGAACTCAGCACACTTCCGAATTTCAACGCGCGGGTCGCGGAGGAAGTCTATCGATATTTTCATCGGGAAAGGAGTCAAGAAGATGCACGGCGTGACAGTGACGGAACTGATTCAGAGAAACCACTTTAA